The DNA segment TGGGAGGAAATACTCCAATTTCTGCATTTGTAGTAGACTAATAACATCACATTTAGCTGATATAAATGACTGTAGCTCCACCATCCAGAACAGAGCTACATCATGACTAGATGAATACCTGGTCTCTTACATATTTATGTATGAAGCAAGCAGTGTTGCATCTGAAGCTCACAAGTtctgaagcttttaaaagtaaaagatttcaacagatttttctttaaattatttatttaaattcttcaagatctatgaaaaaaaaatataatttcacaaAGCCATACCATCACACATTGAAATAGGTAAAccataaaagtaatttattttttaaaatactcttaaCAGTGCTATTTGTTCCCTGCATCTTAGTAGTACCCTCTTTCTGTCTCAAATATGCAGAAGTTACAAAGAAATGGATACCTGTTTGTGTTAGACAGATTCGGTGTTGACAGACTAGTAGCTCTGGCTTATAGCAAAGTATTGCACTGTCAAAAGATGAGCTCAATGGTACATACAGAAGTATCAGGTCCACAAAAAAAGACTTATGACATGAATGGCAGTAGCTGTCAGGAGAAATGTCCGGGCAGCAAATGTTCTTCAAACATCTTGACACATCTCCTTTGGGGAGAGAATGACACAGGAGAGGTTCTACTCTGGGAACTAAGTGGAGTGATTCAGAGTGAGCAACACCAGCCATTGAAACATGGTTGCATAGAATTCACCTGCAATTAAAGGATTATATGCCCTAGCAGGAGGACATGAAGCCTATATTGTTAGATGACACGAGTCAGCAAAGGTTGACTGGATTGGTGCCAGTCTATTTCAGATAGAAACTGGTAATACCAGGGAGCAGAAGCATTAGGAAAGAGAAGCTTTCGTCATTTACTTGTGAACTTACTCTAAAACCCCCTCAATACCTACACTTTTAAGAGTTGTATACTATTTCGATTGCATTTCAGGTTCATGAAGAGGAATAAATACAGTACAAGCTGACAGATATGAGAAGATGCTTGATATAATAGAGCACAACTGAAAGcagatgtagaaaaaaataagcacttaTAGAAATAAACAAGTGAAAATCCAAAGAGGCTCTAGAGTGTattctatttgtttctttgtgtttctgttttgtcaAGCCCCAGGGATCAATGAAAGACTACATTTTGCCAACAGCCCACTTCCTTATGTTGGAATGCATCCTGATTGGCAGATCTCTGACAAAATCAAAGCCAAGGACAAATCCACTCATACTCCACAGTCTCATGTACAGATTGTTAAAACAGGAAAGATTAAACCTGTGGGGCTGTGAAGGACAGCCCTTAAAGCTGggatactgaaaaaaaagaaaaaaaaatccctcaaaaCTTAATCTTCTTCTGCGGAAACTTTTTAGTTGTTGCTTTAAGACATCCAAGTTCCCATTGTTCATGCTGACTCCTCATGTAAGTGTCAACTGACTTGGGGGGCTTTTTCCCTATCAGTTCAGttgtttgttgctgttgctcAGATAATCACATTTCCATGTGGCTCTTAGTATAACTCAATAAGGAAGGTGAAGAAactctttgttcttttcagcaACAATCGCAGAAGCATCTGTGTGTGCAGACAGGGATTTTCTTCCAGTATGCTAAGATGTTTATAAAATTTCACGTCTTCTGGTCTAGTTGGAAAAGTACAAGACATAATGATTATGAAGATAATTCAGTATTATCCATTTTAACATTAGCTGGGTGAAATAAATATCACATAACAGtacagaaatattcctttttcttccatctaGTCCTCCATCAACATAACCGAGCTGAGTTAACCTGTGAACTGTTTCACTTGCTCTGATTATGGTATGTTAAAAGTCTCAACTGATCCCAAGATAAATGAATCTTGCTTtaattctttaaattaaaacagcCGCACCTCAGTATATTATCATCTCTAAAGCATGTTAGCAATAAAATTGACTAAGAAGCAGCATGCAAGTGCATCtctaagagaaaaatgaaataagactGAGACTCTATAATCTTAGCATTCTTTTTCTGGTGTGtttttgttgaacctcatagAAACCATTGCAAAAACGTCTCCTGAAGCTTACCAAATTCAGGCTGTGACAAAATCTTAAGGCCCAGGGAGTTTGAAGGTATATTTCCCCTTGGATAGGGCTGTACTGTCAGACACAGAAACAAGTGCCCTAAGGACTAAGAGctaaagtttgttttttaaggatACTCATCACAAATGCAGAAGAAGGAGACAGAATACTATAAGACAGAGCTAGCCTAATACAAAAGcacaagaataaaatacatatataataaaatacatatataatacaATAATACAAGCACCCACTTGAAGATGCTTTAAACTAGGAAATAGGAGTGATGTGTAGAGAGATGTGATCATTGACCACATGGTTATGACATTCTCATAACCAAAGGAAGTAGTATAACTTTTCATGCTGAAGTTCTGATGAGCTTTGATGTTGGATAGAATTGAAATAGTAATTTGGGCCCTAATGAAGATTAGGTATGTGCATTGTTTGAGGGGcttaatgttttggtttgggggtttttggtCTTAAACACAGGTGAGGGAAAATTAACCAGTTcaattgtttttaaagcaagttaTCAGAATGTATTTGTGAAGGGCAACTaactttttcatctttgtaCAGCACACAGGAGATCATCTGGTCAAAGGGAGGGCTTGCTAACATAGTTGCAACCAAAATACTGTAGCATAGATGTACCAAAGAGGGCTTCCTGGACACAAAAAATACCAAGAATGAGGACAATTTATTTATGCTGAGAATTGTCATCctacattttcagtatttttgtatgctttaacccttgaaaataaaatttatgctTTGATTAAATATTCAAGGTCTGGATTTAATCTTAATggtacctttaaaaataaatcccataATGATTGTACGTATCTTGATCAAGAACCAGGCTACCAGCACCACTAAAACCAGCAGCACTGGAATGATCACTGCCGGCACAATTTTCCAGATGTTAtctgaattttctgtaaaaatacaaaaaattttaaaagaagtgctTTATATCACAAATTAATGTTCACTGTTGTTCACGAAGTATATCAAAgctatgatttttctcttatttataaTCTAAAAGCTATGATTTAGGGAGAATgtctcagtttctttttaacGTTACTAATATAGTAATGTTCAAGTTACTTGACCCATACTATAAGATTTTAAAGTTATACTTCAATGACTTGTGTGAATAGCTGAAAGCAGATCAGTTTACTTAATTGTGTTGATGCAAAATTCCATGTGTTCTCAAGTAATATAATTTGATGATTACTTAATACAAGTCTCATTTAGAAACAATCAACTGCCTGGTATGGTAAACACTGCCTCCAGGTACAGTCCTTGGTTCCATTAACAGTACTGCAAATTTCCAGCAGAACAACTCACTGTTATCCAGTCTGAATCACAGGTTCAATATTTCTGCGAAACTTTTCAACTTTCATCTAAAACATTTCCTAATTTCCTGACGCAACTACGTAATCTCAGTGGGGCACGAGAAGCAACAGACTGTCAGGTGGGTAGTAACAACGGATTCCACTGGAGTAAAAGCCTGTCTAGCACAGGTTGGTTGGTCCTGCACAGCACCAAGCACCTCACTACTTCAGCCAATTTCAACAACAGGAGAACACTCAGACACAGTGTTCTCATTCCTTTAAGGACCATTCTTCTACTTCAGGCTTCCCTTCCACTGCTGCATCTCATCCAAAGAATCTGAAAAATCTGCTGTCCTCTGGAAACTCCCTATGGATGTCTAGcaaacagttaaaaaatgaGAGCTGccaaaatagaaaattaactCTAGTCATTGCCTTTAGCTTGGCTCTGTTCCCACATGCAGAACTTTGCATATTTTCAGTTCCTGCAGTGGAACAGCTTTAAGCTGCAACTTTTCTTTACACAAGAGAAGGCCTCCAAAATGATTGTAAATTCATTTCAATTTTCCCCTTAAAAGTCTCCTTTCCTGTGACACTTGGAAATCCTTCTGATGGTTAAGGAGCTGCTGTGCTATGACCACTATCCAACATACTGATGCAGCTCGTTCCCTTAGGCCCTACTGTCTCTGTCTGCTTTTCCTATGCTTTCAGCCTGTGCTGTCACAAAGATGCTAATCTCTCTGCTAAGCGTTCCCTGTCCCGTATAATGTATTTCTCATCCATGGGTAGGAAAATTCTGTGAGCAGCACAGTAATTTGTCTGTGCAAGGAAGGATTTGTATCACCTATGGCTGCTCTAAGTTCTATCTGCAGAGAGTAGCCAGAGAAAGGCATTTGTAAAGGGTGATCGAGACCATATTTGGACTGGACAGGTGTGTGTCTGTCTCCTGTAAATGTACAGGGAGACTGAGGAACTTCACGTGCCTTGGTAAGCATCAGTTAAGTGTGAGTTGTCCCACACTTTCTACTTTAGAAAAGTAGAGCATTTGCTATCAGCAGAGCATTTAGGACATGATTCTGAGGATTTCTCTGTGCTCTCAGCTCAGAGGGTAGTCAGTGGCAACTGAGGTCAGCCACTGATTTTGAGGCCTTTGCCATAATAAGctaatgactgaaaaaaagaaacttcgagtatttaaataaataggtCTTAGgtaatgtggggttttttaccCCTTAGGACAACATGATAACATATCTCTTCTACCCTCTTGTACTTATTACACAAGATgatttttctcaatattttaGATTTCTGATTGACATTTGGCTCTGCGTTCCCTTCACTGGTTCCCATTCTCTGGAAAGGGTAGCAACTTACTGACTTGCAAAGTCCTCACAGTAAGTTTTGTGTATTTATGTGTTGAGATATTACACAGGTATTCTCCACTGTCATTTGCAGTAAGGTCACGCAACATCAGTGAAAAGTCATTTTCATTAATCTGGACTCGAGGCTGGTAAGAGTGAGAGGTGCCATAGAAGGAGGCCAGGACTGAGATCACCgcatttctgtttaatatccAAACAACACCGAAACCTTCAGTATTTGCAGTGTTATTGCTGTATTCACAAGGAACTGCAATGCTACTTCCTTCCACATTGGACAGTTCATCTGAAACAGATAATTGAAGAAcctggcattatttttttttagatactGTGTAGGTTATTTagacattttctgattttttttcttaagtcttATACTACTGTagacaaatataaaaacatatttcactaTTTTGATGTCATATTCAAACACCAAATTGTGCTTCCAGAAGGattttaagattaaaacaaacaaacaaacaaacaaacatatcttccacttaaaaaaaaatctaattggtatttgctgtatttatggaaattactttgttttcatttgcctATTTCTCCTCTGCCTGGGGGACTCATTAATAAAAGTGATTCATCCTAGTCTAAGTTACTGTGTAAAGTAGCATGAAATTCCACATGTTGGGAACAGAGGAAATGCAACATTTAAAGCAAAAGGGTAAAACTGTTGCGACATAActgaattaaaagaataaaaagattttatttagtTAGTAATAACTCTTAGGTATAGTGGACTTAAGTGCTTTGCCTGTCTGCGTGGAATACTTacaattaattaatatttttaataaaaaaaaggaaggggaagtAAAGAGAAGGTAAGTGAAATAGTTGCTAATGTATAAAATACTAATACAAGACAAATTAATACCATAGCATAACTATCAGCCTGATAGTAGGGATTTGCTgtaaaggaagggaaaacagaggaggctgtggtggCTGGCAGACTGCTGGAGAGGAAACTAATATATTATTTTGACATGTTATAGCCACGCTTGGTTtctgggcggggggggggctcaACAAACAGAGGAGTGGGGCTGAAAACATGAAAGcagtatattttcaaaatgttctaGTGAGAGGCTAGATGGATGCAAACGAAAGTGTAATGAAAAGTACCTTTTTCTCTTGTGGATTGGAAGGGTAGATTAATGAAATAGACACTTAGAGTGCACTTGTTACCTACTGTGAGGCTATACTTGAAACCTTCCACATTGTAAGCCACCACATGTAAATTAGAAATTGCgttcttcttttaaagcataTGCAGGGTATTGGAAACTGAGAGTGTCTGGGTACACTTTAAGGGGAAATCAGAGCGACAGAAGCAGCCAGGCACATCTCACAAGGGAAATGCATTGCTCTTCAtccagttaaaaaatatttcccaagaACATGAGAGGTTGAAAAGTACCAGTTATTTACTTGAACTGAAATTCCAGTTTCCATTTGAGGACAAAATGGAGAGCTGACATTTCACAGCcctgttttttcttaagtaacAAAATGAGCTGCTACTTGCTCAAATATAAGCTTGCTGCTTCTCAGCTCCCATGCACCCCAACACTCATCCAGGGTCTTAAGAATGCACTTCAAGAAAAGCATCATGAAAGCAAACggtactgaaaaaaatctcacaaaagATGGGGACTGGACTGAGTAAGGAGTACTGCATCTAAGCAGTAAGCAAACTTTCTTCTCCCCCCATATAACCCACAGGTTCACTAACGTTTCCACATTCTttgaccatttttttctttatagagTGTAAAGTTTGATTATTGTGCATGTCTTGAAACTTGAACCTAATACGGCAAAAATGTTCACAGTAAAGCTAACTTACAGAACTGTGAGCTATCCCCTCTCACCCCTACTTCTTGGACATATCCTGCCTTGTAATCTTAATAGATGAgtttcaaagaagaaagagcatCCTGTACCATTCCATATTCATGTTGCTCCACTGTGGAAATACTGTATTAAATGGGGCTGTGAAACCAGCTGTGACTTTCAGTAATGATGAAGAAACAGACTTCAATTCATTCCCACCTTGTATCTTCCATTCAGCAGCCCACTCATCATGACCAAGATGAATATGACAGTAGTAAGGATCAGCTGTGCTTATAATGTTCTGTTCACTTCTAAAAGAATAGAGAATGCCTTCCTTGATTTCATGTCGATTTGTTTCTTGGATGGATGTACTGCCTCGTACCCAAGATATATGTGGTGCTGGATAAGTGAGAAAGGCACAGCACTTCAGCATCCTTTCTGTGTCTGTCTTTTGGTATTCCAGTGCACAACAAGGAGAAACtagatttaaggaaaaacaaataatcaaCCCTTTCCAAATCCTTTTTAACTTGAAGTGATTTATCTTTTGAAATAACAttgaggaaaataaacataactGTGAACAAAATTTAATCTGATTTCAGAAGAGAGCATGGCATTACTTTCTGTTAATGCCATGGTCTGTAGTGTTCTGAGAAGTTTTAAAAcacaatgttttaaaacacaatgTTTTAAAACTCCAGTGCAATACGTAATTAGCCCTTAGAAATCACAGTGATATAGATTACGAGAACTAGTGCTGCACCATAATTTTTCAACTCATGTTACAACGTTTCACCAGAGAAAGTTAACTGCTTGATAACAGCATCAGGCCCAAAAGGTGCTCTATTGAGCTGGGGGATTTTGATTTCACGTGAGAAATAACATGAGAAAACCTGTTGGTGTAATCCCATTTCCACCAGCATGATCCAATCACTTTTAATGCTTTACCGACCTTTTACGTGCAGTGTGACttccacttctgttttcatttgctgtgttcCCACATAGCAACTATAAGACCCCTCATCATTTATGGTCAAGTTACTAAGTTTCAAGGAGGCATTCCCACCAGGAACGTTCTCATGGAAAAGGTGTGTTCTCTCTCTGTAATCTGGGTCTTGATCTTGCAGTTGATCCCTCTGGTAGTAGTAGCTGTGGAtatgtttcttccctttcttccagtAAATTACTTCATCATCCCCAGGTGGGAAAGCACATGGGAGGATGCAATCCTTTGAAAACAGCCCTGTTACTGTTTCCTGTTCTCTAAAACCTAAAGTCCCCAAGAACAAATTAATAAGTTAAACTGAATTGAGTCTACAAGTGTATTCCTGCCCTTCCACATATCTGACAAAAAAACGCTCTGGCAGACAGCACGTTCCCACGAAGCGCGTTGGCTCTGGGACAGCAAGGGTCTTCATTTGgtttaataaatattataatgCAGAGCTCTGTTCTTTGAACTTATAATCAGTTTAAGTAGATATCCTGAGCAAGCACCTACAGTCAAATCAGCACACTACCCTTAGCACCTGAGCTTTGACTGCATTTCCAAAATCACCACCTTCACGCAAGACCTTTTGAGCCTCAGCTTGCTACTCTCGCAAATATTCATAGTGCCATGTTGCAATGACCTAGGTTACCAACAAACTTACAGAGTGCCAAGCAGTTGtactgtcacagaaaaaaaacccacgaTGGTCCAACTGACCCAAAGGACAGAACTTCTTGAAACAGCTTCACAACCACGGATGGTGTCAGTGagctctgtcccagctctggagGTACTTACAGTGTGGgtttctaaaaattaaattcacaCAAGAGGTAGCATCTGATTCCtattaacatttaatttagGCCTTGCTTGGCataaaataactattttaaatgaatctttttaaaaactgactgCATTAACTTAGCATCACCATACGACTTCCTTGGCCAAGGTCAGACAACCTGTTAGGCTGGTAGTGAACATCCAGCTGCGACTGTCCTAGAAATTTTGATGCCCTTTCCAGCTCAGCTGGGCAATCCAGATGACTTTTCCTCAGCCATCCCAGTGCAAATTCAACCAATgtacttcaaaacattttcagtacaAACTGGTAACTACTGCCTGCCGAGCAGTCACACAACACACTTCTCCAGCCAAGCTGTGGAGCAGAAACACTGGTACATAACAGCTTGGGTGATCAACGTGCTCGATGACCATGGCTGTCTAGACAGCCATCTTCCGAATAATTGCCTTTTGCTTAGGGAGTCTCTTACAGTACCCCAAAGCAAAACTTTACCATTAATAAGCAGTGTTTGAATTGATTAATTCCCTCCCATTAAAAAATTAGTAATAATTgtcttcttcattatttttcataaacaaTAGAGCTAAAACCTTCCCCAAACTGTAGCATCTACGTGGAATAAACACATGAgaagaaactgtattttctgtccCTTCATgtcttctttggtttttttggttcttAGTAAACTCACGTCAAACTGACAACataaaaggaggggagaaaaatctgtttaaatgcAGGTAAAACACTTACTCTATTCCTTTGTACAGCTTATTAAGGACTGTGGTCCTCTGtataatttttttggtttgcaaCAGTCTTGGCCCAGATTTTTTGCCGTAAGGTAATTATGTAGCACTATTCATTTCATAATGGTTGGGGCCTTCTCATCAACATGTAAGCCTTTGCAGATTGATACTTTCTgttagtttttaataaaaagtgtTTACCCTCAGCCTTCTTACAGCGGTaggaaatattaatatttaccATTCATGAATGGGATaccaaagaaaaacagtcaaGTGCCACTTCTAAAGGGTATAAAACATCTCTTGCCAAgccagatttttctctttcctaaaaCATAGTTCTGATTACCGCAGCATTTGACTTTCTCAGTTGGGAAATTTGCcttcatttgaaaatactgCAGATATAAAGAACTTTTCACACTTTACTCTTCGTCAGATTAAAAGGCCATCAGTTTAACTTCTGAGAAAAGGTGTCTATGGAAGTCTAGAATCGGAATGTAAAGGAGAAGGAAGTTCTCCGACCATATCTTCTGGTTTGTCAGTTAAACGACAATAAACTGGAAGCtctgaaacacaacaaaaaccAGTAATCTTACTATAACTGACAGACCACACTCTTTCTCCACCAGGCACATTACTCTAAAATACAGCTTACCACAGTAGAGAAATGACCTCATGAATCAACTAGCTTGAAAAGAGTCTAAAGACCTTCCCCTTATCCTTTTCCACTTCCCAAAGAACAGCTATAGGTACCATTCCTAACTGACACAGGACACAGGTTCTGCCAGGTTTGCTAGCCGATTCTTTTAATAGCAGTGAATAATTTTGACTCGTGCGTGactgtatttgtatttgtaacTACAATTAAGATCACTGAAGACACGTCTGTTACAGACAATCTAGTattcagaaaatttatttaatacagAACCAGCACAGGTTCAGTTGTACAGCAGCAGCTCAACCAGGGTTTCTGAAAGCAAGGCAAGAcactaaaatgcattttccaagACACACAGTCAAGTCAAGCACTGAACAGCTCAGACTGTGGTAGAGGTAACACTGCACTTGCTTTGGCCACTATATGAAATGAATATCAAACGGcacatgctttctttttcttctgttagtcAGGGAACAAACCATGTGTCCTACAGCATCTTTGAACTTTGCATTTGATCTGAACCTTGATCGGAGCACTGCCCAAACATACAGGCGTCAGGACCAACCTCTGCTCAGTGATCTTTCCTGTAACACACTTTGAGAGCAACTGTGCATAGTCTCCTAACCATGTCAAACAAGTTTCTTACTCCCTAGtaaaaaagattctttttcaAGGCTAATTCCTTTTCAAGGTAAGTTAACAGCAcatttcaaacacacacacacttataATGACTGGAAGTACCTAGGGATTCAAGTTTTAccaacaaacaagaaaactgaaCATGTAAAGTTCTAAAACAACTCATGTTAATCATATACTGCAAATATCACACACTAACCACAATGATACTAGCTTTTCAGAATTTCCCCACTGAATcttccagcagcattttctgtagCAGTAAAGAGAACAAATTCTCCCCTCTACCCCAATTAAACCCCTACAACTTAAACGCAAACTCCATACTTCAGCTGTTGAGAAATAACCCCAAAGGAAGAAAGGCATTCTAAATAGCCCACATTTTAAACGTGCAAAATTGTCTCACGAAGTAGAACAAAACCACTGTGTTTTACCTCAATATACAAATATCATATACCCCCCTCCCGACCTCATACACTTACAACGCTATAGAGCTGTTACAAGAATGTCACAGGTTTTTTACCTGTTCTGATTCCAcaagaagccaaaaaaaaaatcagtcttgttgttgcagttgtttttttaagatctcCAGAAGCTGTGGAACTTTGCCTCTTCCTTGCCCCTTAAACAGACACACCTACACATATCAGATTACTTAACATGCAAGTCCATTCCTGTCCCACAAATGGAAGCAGTGAGCCATGTGTCCTTACACGTCAAGGTTCCATGCCTTTTGCATTCACTTCTTTGGGCTTAAAAAGCTTCTTCTCTATTTCTATTGCCTGCCTTTGTAGAACAAACTTCTTAATGATAACTCCTACAAGCTGTAACTAAGTAACAGAAGAAGCCagctattttcagaaatgtgatttCTACAGTGGTGATGCTGCTTTGGGATTGGACACGAACACCACCGCCACAGCAGAAACCAGGAGTCCTGCAGAATGCAGGAATCtgaagcagggagggaggcaAATTCCATATAGGGACAGGACAAAAAGAATATAAGATACAGGATATTATTGCACACTTCTCAAAAAGCTGCTAATCTGAAACAAGAACAGTAGGTGTCTTGGGCTGCCTGCAGGGTTAggtaattaatttctctttaaaagcatttcactaATGCTTAATTTTCTCTGAACAATTCAAGCGTCATGTGTGCTGGCGAGTAGGAGAAACTGATAGAGCGACTCAAGTGTCTTAGGGAAGACggcttgcaaaaaaaatcaactaaaatgcaggaagaagagaaaggaagtagTGTCTGTCCTAGAAGCTCCCAGATGGTGTTAGCAGTACACACAAGACCGtgtctcctgctttcctgggaaaaacagctttcccatcatagaatcatagattcattaaagttggaaaagacctctaagatcactaagtctaaccatcagcccaacaccaccatgcctattTAAACCATGTTCCGAAGCGCCACTTCTACAcagttttgaacacctccacctAAGGAGGATacaccaccttcctgggcagactgttccaacACTTGACCACTCatttagtaaagaaattttctccAATACCTAATccaaacctcccttggcacaatttgaggcccATTCTTTTCATCCTATCCCATGTTACTTGGAGAAGGGTcacaggtagttgtagacagtggtaagATCTCCTCTTAGCCTCCTGgcctccaggctaaacacatACTCTCTTCCCTAGCACCCCACAGCAGTTCCAGCTGACAATTTGCAGCTGAGCTCCAGCTACCCTCCTCTGCTCGCAAGACTTACTTTTCCATATACCCAGCTGTAAACTACCACACCTCAGGCCATGAGCTTTGCTATCAGTGGGtacagctgctgcctcctccgAGCCTGTGGTGGCATAATGCATTAGCAGCTTACTGTGAAATCAAGTAAACGTTTAACCAGGGAACCAACACAAACCCCCTGCGCTTGTACACACAACTCTGAGGCTGAGgtgcagaagagcagcaaagctgtaAGCCCACAGCAGCCTGGCTTGTATaaaaaaatggtgtggccagcaggaacagggaagtgaTCATACCCCTAtattcagtgctggtgaggctgcaccttgaatatcGTGTTCAGGTTTAGGccccctcagtacaagaaggacattgagttgctggagcaactccagagaaggggaacaaagctggtgaagggtctggagcacaagtcttatgagaaggtggctgagggaactgggattgtttagtctggagatgaggaggctgaggggagacattattgctctcaacaactacctgaaaggaggttgtagcaaggtgggtgttggacTCTTCTCGCAATTGACCTGTGGTGACACGAGAGAATATGGTCTCAAGTAGCCCCAGTGAAGGTTCAGATTAGTcctcaggaaaaatttcttcactggaaggcttatcaagcactggcagaggctgcccagggagctggtggagttaccatccctggtAGTGAAAACATGGGTAGATGGAAGTGCTTGAGGATACggcttagtagtggacaggtacagttggactcgatcgcaaaggtcttttccaaccaggctctctgggaagggaaagaggtTCACCTGTAGAAACCTAATTCTCTTTGCTGTTAAAAACAATATCATGAAA comes from the Cuculus canorus isolate bCucCan1 chromosome 1, bCucCan1.pri, whole genome shotgun sequence genome and includes:
- the HHLA2 gene encoding HERV-H LTR-associating protein 2 isoform X2, producing MNGFREQETVTGLFSKDCILPCAFPPGDDEVIYWKKGKKHIHSYYYQRDQLQDQDPDYRERTHLFHENVPGGNASLKLSNLTINDEGSYSCYVGTQQMKTEVEVTLHVKVSPCCALEYQKTDTERMLKCCAFLTYPAPHISWVRGSTSIQETNRHEIKEGILYSFRSEQNIISTADPYYCHIHLGHDEWAAEWKIQDELSNVEGSSIAVPCEYSNNTANTEGFGVVWILNRNAVISVLASFYGTSHSYQPRVQINENDFSLMLRDLTANDSGEYLCNISTHKYTKLTVRTLQVKNSDNIWKIVPAVIIPVLLVLVVLVAWFLIKIRTIIMGFIFKDQKT
- the HHLA2 gene encoding HERV-H LTR-associating protein 2 isoform X1, which codes for MNGFREQETVTGLFSKDCILPCAFPPGDDEVIYWKKGKKHIHSYYYQRDQLQDQDPDYRERTHLFHENVPGGNASLKLSNLTINDEGSYSCYVGTQQMKTEVEVTLHVKVSPCCALEYQKTDTERMLKCCAFLTYPAPHISWVRGSTSIQETNRHEIKEGILYSFRSEQNIISTADPYYCHIHLGHDEWAAEWKIQDELSNVEGSSIAVPCEYSNNTANTEGFGVVWILNRNAVISVLASFYGTSHSYQPRVQINENDFSLMLRDLTANDSGEYLCNISTHKYTKLTVRTLQVKNSDNIWKIVPAVIIPVLLVLVVLVAWFLIKIRTIIMGFIFKGTIKIKSRP
- the HHLA2 gene encoding HERV-H LTR-associating protein 2 isoform X4; this translates as MNGFREQETVTGLFSKDCILPCAFPPGDDEVIYWKKGKKHIHSYYYQRDQLQDQDPDYRERTHLFHENVPGGNASLKLSNLTINDEGSYSCYVGTQQMKTEVEVTLHVKVSPCCALEYQKTDTERMLKCCAFLTYPAPHISWVRGSTSIQETNRHEIKEGILYSFRSEQNIISTADPYYCHIHLGHDEWAAEWKIQDELSNVEGSSIAVPCEYSNNTANTEENSDNIWKIVPAVIIPVLLVLVVLVAWFLIKIRTIIMGFIFKGTIKIKSRP
- the HHLA2 gene encoding HERV-H LTR-associating protein 2 isoform X3; translation: MNGFREQETVTGLFSKDCILPCAFPPGDDEVIYWKKGKKHIHSYYYQRDQLQDQDPDYRERTHLFHENVPGGNASLKLSNLTINDEGSYSCYVGTQQMKTEVEVTLHVKAPHISWVRGSTSIQETNRHEIKEGILYSFRSEQNIISTADPYYCHIHLGHDEWAAEWKIQDELSNVEGSSIAVPCEYSNNTANTEGFGVVWILNRNAVISVLASFYGTSHSYQPRVQINENDFSLMLRDLTANDSGEYLCNISTHKYTKLTVRTLQVKNSDNIWKIVPAVIIPVLLVLVVLVAWFLIKIRTIIMGFIFKGTIKIKSRP